One stretch of Meriones unguiculatus strain TT.TT164.6M chromosome 7, Bangor_MerUng_6.1, whole genome shotgun sequence DNA includes these proteins:
- the Pals1 gene encoding protein PALS1 isoform X1: MTTSYMNGHVTEESDSGIKHLDLASPEEHQKHREMAVDCPGDLGTRMMPVRRSAQLERIRQQQEDMRRRREEEGKKQELDLNSSMRLKKLAQISPKTGIDNPIFDTEEVLESPHYAVKILEVEDLFSSLKHIQHTLVDSQSQEDISLLLQLVQNRDFQNAFKIHNAVTVHMSKASPPFPLISNVQDLVQEVQTVLKPVHQKEGQELTALLNAPHIQALLLAHDKVAEQEMQLEPITDERVYESVGQYGGETVKIVRIEKARDIPLGATVRNEMDSVIISRIVKGGAAEKSGLLHEGDEVLEINGIEIRGKDVNEVFDLLSDMHGTLTFVLIPSQQIKPPPAKETVIHVKAHFDYDPSDDPYVPCRELGLSFQKGDILHVISQEDPNWWQAYREGDEDNQPLAGLVPGKSFQQQREAMKQTIEEDKEPEKSGKLWCAKKNKKKRKKVLYNANKNDDYDNEEILTYEEMSLYHQPANRKRPIILIGPQNCGQNELRQRLMNKEKDRFASAVPHTTRNRRDHEVAGRDYHFVSRQAFEADIAAGKFIEHGEFEKNLYGTSIDSVRQVINSGKICLLSLRTQSLKALRNSDLKPYIIFIAPPSQERLRALLAKEGKNPKPEELREIIEKTREMEQNNGHYFDTAIVNSDLDKACQELLRLINKLDTEPQWVPSTWLR, from the exons ATGACAACATCGTATATGAATGGGCATGTAACAGAGGAATCAGACAGCGGAATAAAACATCTCGATCTTGCATCACCAGAGGAACATCAGAAGCACCGAGAGATGGCTGTTGACTGCCCTGGAGATTTGGGCACCAGAATGATGCCAGTGCGGAGAAGTGCACAGTTGGAGCGCATTCGCCAGCAGCAGGAGGATATGAGACGCAGGCgtgaggaagaagggaaaaagcAAGAACTTGACCTAAATTCTTCCATGAGACTTAAGAAACTAGCTCAGATTTCTCCAAAGACTGGAATAGATAATCCTATATTTGACACAGAAGAAGTTTTAGAAAGTCCTCACTATGCTGTAAAAATACTAG AAGTTGAAGACTTGTTTTCTTCACTTAAACATATCCAACACACTTTGGTTGATTCTCAGAGCCAGGAGGATATCTCACTGCTTTTACAGCTTGTACAAAATAGAGATTTTCAGAATGCATTCAAGATACACAATGCTGTCACAGTGCACATGAGCAAGGCCAGCCCTCCATTTCCTCTCATCTCCAATGTACAAGACCTTGTACAAGAG GTACAAACTGTCTTAAAGCCAGtccatcagaaggaaggacaagaaTTAACTGCTTTATTGAATGCTCCACATATTCAG GCACTTTTACTGGCCCATGATAAGGTTGCTGAGCAGGAAATGCAGCTAGAGCCCATTACAGATGAGAGAGTTTATGAAAGTGTTGGCCAGTATGGAGGAGAAACTGTAAAAATAGTTCGTATAGAAAAGGCTCGGGATATTCCATTG GGTGCCACAGTTCGTAATGAAATGGACTCGGTCATCATCAGCCGGATAGTGAAAGGAGGTGCCGCAGAGAAGAGTGGGCTCCTGCATGAAGGAGATGAAGTTCTGGAGATCAACGGCATTGAAATCCGGGGGAAAGATGTCAATGAGGTTTTTGACTTGTTG TCTGATATGCATGGTACTTTGACATTTGTTCTGATTCCTAGTCAACAGATCAAGCCTCCGCCTGCCAAAGAAACTGTa ATCCATGTAAAAGCTCATTTTGACTATGACCCCTCAGATGACCCTTATGTTCCATGTCGAGAGTTAGGTCTGTCTTTTCAAAAAGGAGATATACTTCATGTGATCAGTCAAGAAGATCCAAACTGGTGGCAGGCATATAGAGAGGGGGACGAAGACAATCAGCCACTAGCTGGACTTGTTCCAG GGAAAAGCTTTCAGCAGCAAAGGGAAGCCATGAAGCAAACTATAGAAGAAGATAAGGAGCCAGAAAAATCAG GAAAACTATGGTGtgcaaagaagaataaaaagaagaggaaaaaggttTTATATAATGCCAATAAAAATGATG ATTACGACAATGAAGAGATCTTAACATATGAGGAAATGTCGCTTTACCATCAGCCAGCAAATAGGAAAAGACCTATTATCTTGATTGGCCCACAGAACTGTGGCCAGAATGAACTGCGTCAGAGACTCATGAACAAAGAAAAAGACCGCTTTGCATCTGCAGTTCCTC ACACAACACGGAACAGGCGAGACCACGAAGTGGCTGGTAGAGACTACCACTTTGTTTCCCGGCAAGCATTTGAAGCAGACATTGCAGCTGGCAAGTTCATTGAACATGGTGAATTTGAGAAAAATTTGTATGGAACCAGCATAGATTCTGTACGACAAGTAATCAACTCTGGCAAAATATGTCTTTTAAGTCTTCGTACACAG TCCTTGAAGGCCCTCCGGAATTCAGATTTGAAACCATATATCATCTTCATTGCACCACCTTCACAAGAGAGACTTCGGGCATTATTAGCAAAAGAAGGCAAGAATCCAAAG
- the Pals1 gene encoding protein PALS1 isoform X2 — protein MAVDCPGDLGTRMMPVRRSAQLERIRQQQEDMRRRREEEGKKQELDLNSSMRLKKLAQISPKTGIDNPIFDTEEVLESPHYAVKILEVEDLFSSLKHIQHTLVDSQSQEDISLLLQLVQNRDFQNAFKIHNAVTVHMSKASPPFPLISNVQDLVQEVQTVLKPVHQKEGQELTALLNAPHIQALLLAHDKVAEQEMQLEPITDERVYESVGQYGGETVKIVRIEKARDIPLGATVRNEMDSVIISRIVKGGAAEKSGLLHEGDEVLEINGIEIRGKDVNEVFDLLSDMHGTLTFVLIPSQQIKPPPAKETVIHVKAHFDYDPSDDPYVPCRELGLSFQKGDILHVISQEDPNWWQAYREGDEDNQPLAGLVPGKSFQQQREAMKQTIEEDKEPEKSGKLWCAKKNKKKRKKVLYNANKNDDYDNEEILTYEEMSLYHQPANRKRPIILIGPQNCGQNELRQRLMNKEKDRFASAVPHTTRNRRDHEVAGRDYHFVSRQAFEADIAAGKFIEHGEFEKNLYGTSIDSVRQVINSGKICLLSLRTQSLKALRNSDLKPYIIFIAPPSQERLRALLAKEGKNPKPEELREIIEKTREMEQNNGHYFDTAIVNSDLDKACQELLRLINKLDTEPQWVPSTWLR, from the exons ATGGCTGTTGACTGCCCTGGAGATTTGGGCACCAGAATGATGCCAGTGCGGAGAAGTGCACAGTTGGAGCGCATTCGCCAGCAGCAGGAGGATATGAGACGCAGGCgtgaggaagaagggaaaaagcAAGAACTTGACCTAAATTCTTCCATGAGACTTAAGAAACTAGCTCAGATTTCTCCAAAGACTGGAATAGATAATCCTATATTTGACACAGAAGAAGTTTTAGAAAGTCCTCACTATGCTGTAAAAATACTAG AAGTTGAAGACTTGTTTTCTTCACTTAAACATATCCAACACACTTTGGTTGATTCTCAGAGCCAGGAGGATATCTCACTGCTTTTACAGCTTGTACAAAATAGAGATTTTCAGAATGCATTCAAGATACACAATGCTGTCACAGTGCACATGAGCAAGGCCAGCCCTCCATTTCCTCTCATCTCCAATGTACAAGACCTTGTACAAGAG GTACAAACTGTCTTAAAGCCAGtccatcagaaggaaggacaagaaTTAACTGCTTTATTGAATGCTCCACATATTCAG GCACTTTTACTGGCCCATGATAAGGTTGCTGAGCAGGAAATGCAGCTAGAGCCCATTACAGATGAGAGAGTTTATGAAAGTGTTGGCCAGTATGGAGGAGAAACTGTAAAAATAGTTCGTATAGAAAAGGCTCGGGATATTCCATTG GGTGCCACAGTTCGTAATGAAATGGACTCGGTCATCATCAGCCGGATAGTGAAAGGAGGTGCCGCAGAGAAGAGTGGGCTCCTGCATGAAGGAGATGAAGTTCTGGAGATCAACGGCATTGAAATCCGGGGGAAAGATGTCAATGAGGTTTTTGACTTGTTG TCTGATATGCATGGTACTTTGACATTTGTTCTGATTCCTAGTCAACAGATCAAGCCTCCGCCTGCCAAAGAAACTGTa ATCCATGTAAAAGCTCATTTTGACTATGACCCCTCAGATGACCCTTATGTTCCATGTCGAGAGTTAGGTCTGTCTTTTCAAAAAGGAGATATACTTCATGTGATCAGTCAAGAAGATCCAAACTGGTGGCAGGCATATAGAGAGGGGGACGAAGACAATCAGCCACTAGCTGGACTTGTTCCAG GGAAAAGCTTTCAGCAGCAAAGGGAAGCCATGAAGCAAACTATAGAAGAAGATAAGGAGCCAGAAAAATCAG GAAAACTATGGTGtgcaaagaagaataaaaagaagaggaaaaaggttTTATATAATGCCAATAAAAATGATG ATTACGACAATGAAGAGATCTTAACATATGAGGAAATGTCGCTTTACCATCAGCCAGCAAATAGGAAAAGACCTATTATCTTGATTGGCCCACAGAACTGTGGCCAGAATGAACTGCGTCAGAGACTCATGAACAAAGAAAAAGACCGCTTTGCATCTGCAGTTCCTC ACACAACACGGAACAGGCGAGACCACGAAGTGGCTGGTAGAGACTACCACTTTGTTTCCCGGCAAGCATTTGAAGCAGACATTGCAGCTGGCAAGTTCATTGAACATGGTGAATTTGAGAAAAATTTGTATGGAACCAGCATAGATTCTGTACGACAAGTAATCAACTCTGGCAAAATATGTCTTTTAAGTCTTCGTACACAG TCCTTGAAGGCCCTCCGGAATTCAGATTTGAAACCATATATCATCTTCATTGCACCACCTTCACAAGAGAGACTTCGGGCATTATTAGCAAAAGAAGGCAAGAATCCAAAG